The sequence CAATGATGAACCCCACTCATCACTATCAGAAAGGACCAAGAGAAGGGTCACGAGGTCCATCTGCAAGTGAGATCAAGTGGTGCCATGAAAATAAGAATCTAGAGAAAAGgggaaacacaacacttaaagtTGAAAGGTCTTACTGTTTGTCCAGGTAGCACAGCTGTGAAGCTTTTTTTTGAATTTACTAGCTTTTTTAGTAAATATCTTCTGTTTTCCTGAAACTGTGAAAACGTGAGAAACGTTGGAGCACAGAGAAATGACATACATAGAATTGAGGCCTTGTTCTGGGGAGCACACCGGATGGGGGGGCTAGAGACGTGCATGGGGTAATGATGGAGCTACTTCAATGGTTGGGATAagatactttttttttcaaatgggtTTTCTGGGCAAAACATTCGCAGCAGCAGGTTAGAGGTTAAAAAGGGCGCGCGCAATCCCTAGTGTTCAGCTCATGCAGGTCAACGGGTCTGGAGCCTCAGAAGTTCAGGTATTGGCCTTACAGAGAGGTAGAGGTCACCCATAGGTTGTGAAAGTAACTTTTTAGAGTTTTAGTAAGTATATAATGATTTTGTAACCGTCCATTAACCAGAATAAAGCAAAGCTTCCATTTTTCCATACGAACACGGAGATAGAAAGCCAGAAAACCAAGTTACTTTATCCAGTGCATATTATTGTGTCTGGTATTGTGTGTTCTGTCATTAGCTTCAGAGAGGAAAGTGCTATCATGGcaagatgttatagagcaggaggagacaggCACAGGACAGCAGGACGCTGACAAGTCATCACTTCATGTAAATGAGCCAGTCCTGGGACACATGATGTAGTGGTCTCGTCATATGTGACCACATATCAGATCTGTCATTTCAGTGTCATACTATCAGAGAGTAATGTTAGTGGACAGAAACCTGGACCGGTCATGTGACTATATCGAGAGACTGACAGTCTGAGCCACTAAAGGAATGGAGAAATGCCACGTTACAAGCAAGCCTCTGGCACAGCTGTGACATCCTAGGGAGAGGTCTGTCCCAATTGAGGTTATGGTTCCCCATTGTATTTGGATGTAACGTTTCGAGGAGATGAATGGAGAGCTAATGACTATGGTGGTGACTGATGGACAACTTACCGCATGTTACTTTGCTCTGGGTCGTCTCCGCTGCTGGAGTATCATTGCTCACTTTGCTCTTTTTGGATTTTGTGCATCGACCCCTGTTTATTTTTCCGACTCTCTTTCTTTTCTTTGCATTAGACCCTGCAACACAGAAATACCAAGAAGATCCACTGAATACAACAGCTACACCTCTCCTCTTTATAATACAGACACAGGGACCCCGGATGCTCATTACATTTGATATCACACTTTCTTCCCTCAAatacatatttaatatatttgCTATGACGTCTGAACATTAGGGGAGCTTCACCGCCCCTTTATTGCAGATTGACTTGTCTACATATCGGTCTTCTGAAGATCCTGGACATCTCAGGGGActaacccctaaccctacccCCAGCCATCGCATCTTGCTGCCCCTCAACATAAAAGTAAATCCCTTTACCTGCACTTAAAGGCCCCACATGAATATAAATCCCTCTCATGCATGCTCACAGCCGAGCCTTACCAGTTTCCCAGCTTTCTTCACTGGTTTGTGATGTTGATGAATTCAGACACCCATCCATCTGTTTACCGGAGTCTTCAACTGAAGGGCCGTATGTGTATCTCTCTGGGGACACTGTGAAGCACATGAAAGAAAACTTTCACtatactgtgtagtgtatatacacagCAAACCCTTAAAGGTAGCGGCATATATGAAGTAAACACACATCTGAAAACATGGCCATTGAATATGAATGAGAACAACATTTACATGGCGTCTTGTGATAGGAATGAGGACATCTTAACTTTCATGTCAGAGCATAAAAGAAATCCTGCTGATAAACCTATTAACAGATGAAGACTCGTCTGGTTTGGGAGGCGTTACTAGTCTAAAATATCTCATTTAGTATAAATGTACAGTAGCGACTAGAAGGGTCATGATAATAATCATGAAAAATATCACCAAGGCTTAGTTCACACTGGCGTCAGGCGGTTTCTGTTACCAACTCAATTTAAAGAGACTAACGGAAACCAAGAGCAGCAGGTGAAAGGCATCTCCATCCCCCTCGACTtaaatgtatggggggggggggggattctgttTAAATAGcagaggaaaaaaataaataaatgatagttTCTCCGGTATTGCGGGAACGGGAATGACCAAATACAAGTGTTACAATTAGTGGCCACTTCCACCTGTGGCCTCTATATACACTGCACTGATCAGCGTGGGGGCAGGGCGTCACTCCCCACTCCATTCACACGATTAGACCCATTCTCTAGACGGGGGAAGCTCCGAGATCAGACAGGGATCAGCTTTGCCTCCTCATTACTGAAATAACCCCACTAAAGAACTTCATCAGTTTACCAATGGTATAaatgtcctaataagaagttcctgaggaacatcaTAGATCTTTAATTATAGCTCTATGTGCTGTTTATTACCCTGGGCCGCTTAGGAAACGTCTCAGGGAGCCTGTAATTTACACTCTCGCCAAATAGCACTAGTGGTAACTGGGCAACTGAGAGACATAAATTGTTATTCATCTTTCTGCCATTTTAAAGAAGGCCACAGATGGAAGGTAAAGTTGCATGACCATGAACTACATGAGGGAAGCAGGGTCTATAAAGAACATTGACCCCATCTCCCTGTAGAGGTGAGCTGCACATCATCTGCACGGTCTTGGGGTGTTACCTGTACGCTGTCTTTTCAAAGACACATATGGAAGAAGGTCGTGGCGGGTCAATATCCGCAGTAGTTGAAGAAGGTGTTTGAAGTTGGATTCATCACATTTTCCCCTTCTCTCCAGTTCCAGAAGCAGCTCTGTGCCATTTTTAGGCCTTTGCAGGTCGGGAGCATCCATATTGTCATTGTTTGGGGCACCCGAGTGGCGGTTCCACCTCTGCCATGCAGCCAGCAGGGCAGGACTGGGAGCTTCTCCGGCCTCCTCTACAGTCCAGATATTAGGGTCAAGAGGGTGAGCGGATGAGTAGCTTTCATTCAGTAGGAAGGACAAGGCATCAATATCGCTGTCTGTTAAGTGAGATCCAATGATATCAAACATGCGGTGCAGAGAGAGCATGCCATAGTATTCCAGgcattcctcctcctcccaggACTGGGTGAACACGGGCTTCCTGATCGCAGCCATTGTCATGTCCACCGAATGCAGCCGACGATTCAGTACAAATACTGACAGATCCCGCTAGGATGCACAAGTGTCTAGGAAAAAGAAGAAACTCGTTAGAAAGTACGTAAGGAGGAGACGGACACTTTCAGAATTGCTACCATTTGAACTATATTTGACCAGTTTCTCATATTGACCAGAGTTTACGATTATGTCTCCACTTATCAGGCTGTTTTCTGCCCCAGCTGCCATGTGCACTTCAGAAATACTAAATAAACTCATTTGGTTAATTTCCAACAAACCCCTATAAAATGTCTCGGTGCCAGGCTGCATATGACGTGCTGTGCAGTAATTATTCCACACTGGATATTCCAGGAGAGGCCTGTGTCACGGCACCACGGAGAATGTGGAGGATTTCTGCCGGCTCACCGAGGCGGGATACATTGCTTGACTTGTGCAGAGATTTACTGGCGGAGCAGTGTGAATGGAATGCCTAATGATCAATAAACCAGGAGTAATCCCATCCATAAGCCGCTCATTAATCACTGCTGACTTCATTACACCACAAGCGAATCGTATATATTTCCCATCCTGACAAAAGTGTCTTAATAAGGAGACGGGAAATATAGCTCATTTCTGTCAATCTATAAATATACAACAGGTGTTCATTCAGCTCCGCGCTGATCAATGGTGTCTATACAAGTCTTAATATTAATCCAATACCCCAGTGTGTCTTACGCGCACAGATAAAGCATGCACTGTTTCACCCACAGGTCCTCTTGTAAGAAGATGATTCCAGCCTATTTGTAGTCTCACAACTGGCGCCTCATACAAAGCAATTCCCACTGCATGGAAATATCAATCAGGCCCGGCCAGGAGCACAGAGCATGATCACACCGAGCAGGACCCAAGCTACTAGAGCTGCGCTATACAAGAATCCAGGACCAGCCATTACATGCTCTAATGTCTGTGCACCCATCCATAGCCCATCCATAGCCCATGCATAGCCCATGCATAGCCCATGCATAGCCCATGCATAGCCCATGCATAGCCCATGCATAGCCCATGCATAGCCCATGCATAGCCCATGCATAGCCCATGCATAGCCCATGCATAGCCCATGCATAGCCCATGCATAG comes from Engystomops pustulosus chromosome 6, aEngPut4.maternal, whole genome shotgun sequence and encodes:
- the DEDD2 gene encoding DNA-binding death effector domain-containing protein 2, which produces MTMAAIRKPVFTQSWEEEECLEYYGMLSLHRMFDIIGSHLTDSDIDALSFLLNESYSSAHPLDPNIWTVEEAGEAPSPALLAAWQRWNRHSGAPNNDNMDAPDLQRPKNGTELLLELERRGKCDESNFKHLLQLLRILTRHDLLPYVSLKRQRTVSPERYTYGPSVEDSGKQMDGCLNSSTSQTSEESWETGSNAKKRKRVGKINRGRCTKSKKSKVSNDTPAAETTQSKVTCGIRLRVRAEYCQHDAILSQNVLSIKQDPLEKQFDLFSQSNTVLKSRDLGSIICDIKFSELSYLDAFWTDYMNGSLLEALKGVFITDSLKQAVGQETIQLLVNVDEDDYEEGRRLLLENCPQPSD